Proteins encoded together in one Acanthopagrus latus isolate v.2019 chromosome 19, fAcaLat1.1, whole genome shotgun sequence window:
- the prdm14 gene encoding PR domain zinc finger protein 14, which translates to MSVSLSSIPVVLKDRSYQGGMLKGSPARGFYPAPLPGPPHYMDFFPRTHNLLHPLKSLGRLVSDTQASLPLNLHAGGAPPFLGQGGHHSSVLHEHMLSAPGFPYLSQMLPGQPLYSKPEELAAVVTEHAAGPLSSDFSSPASERCPSASSSSSSSPPKESLFRLRSEELPQQKTRTSYNFSEDDLFMVLYGYSGSQERNVGHAISGLALPEKSVSDSHILQLDKETLELPEGLTILRASWGNVSHSGVFTDKSSVAKGTRFGPFRGKLVNTSEIKTYDDNTLMWEVFENGRLSHFVDGRGGSGNWMSLVKCARFPDEQNLIAVQAQGQIFYEACKEIRPGQELLVWYGDCYMQFLGIPLTLKDPREDSSTVPPAEDCGEGFKCDRCGKVFAYKYYRDKHLKYTRCVDQGDRKFPCHLCSRSFEKRDRLRIHILHVHEKHRPHKCSVCGKSFSQSSSLNKHMRVHSGERPYKCVYCNKAFTASSILRTHIRQHSGERPFKCKHCGKAFASHAAHDSHVRRTHARDKPHPCDLCGAAFQEEQELQYHMNNHKKTLDSTVLPSSPGSGLQKDSVFPVKDNPKTQKSAGQNLPYTGLTALNPEYRPWN; encoded by the exons ATGTCGGTGTCCCTGTCCAGCATCCCTGTAGTCCTGAAGGACAGGAGCTACCAGGGCGGCATGCTGAAGGGCAGTCCGGCCCGGGGCTTCTACCCTGCCCCTCTCCCCGGTCCACCCCACTACATGGACTTCTTCCCGCGCACTCACAACCTCCTCCACCCGCTCAAGTCCCTCGGCCGCCTGGTGTCGGACACTCAGGCGTCCCTGCCGCTCAACCTGCACGCCGGAGGAGCCCCTCCGTTCCTCGGCCAGGGCGGCCACCACTCCTCGGTCCTGCACGAACACATGTTGAGCGCGCCCGGCTTCCCCTACCTGAGCCAGATGCTGCCCGGACAGCCTCTTTACTCCAAACCAGAGGAGCTGGCGGCGGTGGTGACGGAGCACGCCGCCGGTCCGCTGTCCTCAGACTTCAGCAGCCCGGCCAGTGAGAGGTGCCcctccgcttcctcctcctcatcttcttccccGCCGAAGGAGAGTTTGTTTCGCCTCCGGAGCGAAGAGCTGCCCCAGCAGAAAACGCGCACCTCGTATAATTTCAGCGAGGACGACCTGTTCATGGTGCTGTACGGGTACTCCGGCAGCCAGGAGCGGAACGTGGGCCACGCCATATCAGGACTGGCCCTGCCTGAAAAGTCAG tttcTGACTCTCACATTCTCCAACTGGACAAGGAGACACTTGAACTTCCAGAAG GGTTAACCATCCTCCGGGCCTCTTGGGGAAACGTCTCCCACAGCGGGGTTTTCACCGACAAGAGCAGCGTCGCCAAAGGGACGCGCTTCGGACCTTTCCGAGGAAAGCTGGTCAACACGAGCGAGATCAAAACCTATGACGACAACACGCTGATGTGGGAG GTGTTTGAAAACGGCCGGTTGAGTCATTTTGTGGACGGCAGGGGAGGCTCCGGGAACTGGATGTCTCTGGTGAAGTGTGCTCGTTTCCCAGATGAGCAGAACCTGATCGCCGTGCAGGCCCAGGGTCAGATCTTCTACGAGGCCTGCAAAGAGATCCGACCAGGccaggagctgctggtgtgGTACGGAGACTGCTACATGCAGTTCCTCGGTATCCCCCTCACGCTGAAAGACCCCAGAGAGGACAGCAGCACGGTCCCCCCCGCTGAAG ACTGCGGCGAGGGTTTCAAGTGTGACAGGTGCGGGAAGGTGTTCGCGTACAAGTACTACAGAGACAAACACCTGAAGTACACGCGCTGCGTGGACCAGGGCGACAGGAAGTTCCCCTGCCACCTCTGCAGCAGATCCTTCGAGAAGAGAGACCGGCTGAGGATCCACATCTTACATGTTCACGAGAAACACAGGCCTCACAAG TGCTCGGTGTGCGGGAAGAGCTTCTCCCAGTCGTCCAGTCTCAACAAACACATGCGTGTGCACTCTGGAGAGCGGCCGTACaagtgtgtgtactgtaatAAG gcCTTCACAGCCTCCAGTATCCTGCGAACACACATCCGCCAGCACTCCGGAGAGCGACCCTTCAAGTGTAAGCACTGCGGGAAGGCCTTCGCCTCGCACGCCGCACACGACAGCCACGTCCGGCGGACCCACGCCCGGGACAAGCCCCATCCCTGCGACCTGTGCGGGGCTGCTTttcaggaggaacaggagcTCCAGTACCACATGAACAATCACAAAA AAACCCTGGACAGCACAGTTCTCCCGTCTTCTCCAGGGAGTGGATTACAGAAGGACTCCGTGTTTCCAGTCAAGGACaatccaaaaacacagaaaagcgCCGGACAGAACCTCCCTTACACCGGGTTAACAGCCTTAAACCCAGAATATCGGCCCTGGAACTAG